The following are from one region of the Crassostrea angulata isolate pt1a10 unplaced genomic scaffold, ASM2561291v2 HiC_scaffold_227, whole genome shotgun sequence genome:
- the LOC128169824 gene encoding uncharacterized protein LOC128169824, whose protein sequence is MLRQWKNYFHHLNLIITMEWILQPEPCEPGPPAPIIEDLLTSAEFVHSDMPMVWLRRALILSEEVITNTALATKGQRNNPMWSIIRKNRITASNFGAVLSTKRRQITISLKKRLMSSYNLESIKAVAWGITHEEHALKKYEHEFNASVQQTGIWLHESGVLGASPDGLVLHPPTCDVNFQTPEARDAVPDIVEVKCPYSAAHLTIYEAVHSLKDFYLEYREGFFYLKSNHPYFHQIQGQLHLCNKNCCDLIVWTTKDCKIIRITKDSEWTKNIAQLIEFYFNTFIPELIKN, encoded by the exons ATGTTAAGACAATGGAAGAATTATTTCCACCATCTCAACCTGATTATCA CTATGGAATGGATTCTTCAGCCAGAACCATGTGAGCCAGGCCCCCCTGCTCCCATCATAGAAGATCTCTTGACCAGTGCAGAATTTGTTCATTCTGATATGCCCATGGTATGGTTAAGACGAGCTCTGATTTTGTCTGAAGAAGTCATAACAAATACTGCACTGGCAACCAAGGGTCAAAGAAACAATCCAATGTGGTCAATCATCAGAAAAAACAGGATAACAGCATCCAATTTTGGAGCAGTGCTCAGTACAAAGAGAAGACA AATTACCATTTCTCTCAAGAAACGTCTCATGTCCTCATACAACTTAGAATCCATCAAAGCAGTTGCTTGGGGAATTACACATGAGGAACATGCACTGAAGAAATATGAACATGAATTTAATGCTTCAGTGCAACAAACTG GGATTTGGCTGCACGAGTCTGGCGTTTTAGGTGCATCTCCAGATGGTTTAGTCCTGCACCCACCAACATGTGATGTGAATTTCCAGACACCAGAGGCTCGAGATGCTGTTCCTGATATAGTTGAAGTGAAATGTCCTTACTCTGCAGCACATTTAACAATATATGAGGCAGTGCACAGTCTAAAGGATTTTTACCttg AATACAGAGAAGGCTTTTTCTACCTCAAGTCCAACCATCCTTACTTTCACCAGATACAAGGCCAGCTCCATTTGTGCAATAAGAACTGCTGTGATTTGATTGTTTGGACTACTAAAGACTGCAAAATTATCCGGATCACCAAGGACTCTGAGTGGACAAAGAACATTGCACAAttaatagaattttattttaacacttTCATTCCAgaactaattaaaaattaa